A stretch of the Dyella sp. 2HG41-7 genome encodes the following:
- a CDS encoding S53 family peptidase → MSQTAQRSPHWTTPKGMKYLGPHDSTDPIDVTVVLRRRSSTMPTPAEWPKAPMYPRGEFGNYYGANPSDVESLQGFAKKHGLNETGCDAHRRVLHLRGTPSQLEQAFGVTLGKYQFNGCTFVGCGHAPTLPSEAIAVLGLDRRPVATPQFRKPRAQPNTSYTPLQLGQLYNYPSGTDGTGQSIGIIELGGGYNSSDLTQYFSSLGITTPPKVVDVSVAGGTNTPGGDADAEVLLDIEVSGALAPGAAIAVYFAPNTDQGFYEAISQAAHDTTNKPSVISISWGGPESSWASQSLAAMESALQDAVALGVTVTVAAGDNGSTDGVTDGQSHVDFPASSPYSLACGGTTLTSSGQTIQSEVVWNESASNEGATGGGVSATYSLPSWQQNAKVPTSPSGSAGRGVPDVSGNADPMTGYQVLIDGQSQVIGGTSAVAPLWAALIARLNQKLGKPVGDVHAAIYQIGESAFRDITQGNNGAYQAGAGWDACTGLGSPNGQALLTALTTQQS, encoded by the coding sequence ATGAGCCAAACCGCCCAGCGTTCCCCGCACTGGACCACGCCCAAAGGCATGAAATATTTGGGTCCGCACGACAGTACCGATCCCATCGATGTGACCGTTGTATTGCGGCGTCGCTCCAGCACCATGCCAACGCCCGCCGAGTGGCCCAAAGCACCTATGTATCCGCGCGGCGAGTTCGGCAATTACTACGGCGCCAATCCGAGCGACGTGGAAAGTTTGCAGGGTTTTGCGAAGAAGCACGGTCTCAACGAAACCGGTTGCGACGCGCATCGTCGCGTGCTGCATCTGCGCGGCACGCCGTCGCAGCTGGAACAGGCGTTCGGCGTGACGCTTGGCAAGTATCAATTTAACGGCTGCACCTTCGTCGGCTGCGGCCATGCGCCCACGCTTCCCTCCGAAGCGATTGCGGTGCTGGGTTTGGATCGGCGGCCCGTCGCTACGCCGCAATTTCGCAAACCGCGCGCGCAGCCCAATACGTCGTATACGCCGCTGCAGCTTGGACAGCTTTACAACTATCCCAGCGGCACCGACGGTACTGGCCAATCCATCGGCATTATCGAATTGGGCGGCGGTTACAACAGCAGCGATCTCACGCAGTATTTTTCCAGCTTGGGTATTACGACGCCGCCCAAAGTCGTCGATGTTTCGGTCGCAGGCGGAACAAACACGCCAGGCGGCGACGCCGATGCGGAAGTGTTGCTGGATATCGAAGTGTCCGGCGCGCTCGCGCCCGGCGCAGCGATCGCGGTGTATTTCGCGCCCAATACCGATCAGGGTTTTTACGAAGCGATTTCGCAAGCCGCGCACGACACGACCAACAAGCCGTCGGTTATTTCCATCAGCTGGGGTGGCCCCGAAAGCAGCTGGGCCAGCCAATCGCTTGCAGCGATGGAAAGCGCTTTGCAGGATGCGGTAGCTCTCGGCGTGACGGTCACCGTCGCAGCGGGCGATAACGGCTCGACGGACGGCGTGACCGACGGTCAGTCGCATGTCGATTTTCCCGCCTCCAGCCCGTATTCGCTGGCGTGCGGCGGCACCACGCTGACCTCCAGCGGCCAAACCATCCAAAGCGAAGTCGTGTGGAACGAATCCGCGAGCAACGAAGGCGCGACAGGCGGCGGCGTAAGCGCGACATACAGCCTGCCGAGCTGGCAGCAAAACGCCAAGGTGCCGACCTCACCCAGCGGCAGTGCGGGACGAGGCGTGCCCGACGTCTCCGGCAATGCGGACCCCATGACCGGTTATCAGGTACTGATCGATGGCCAGTCGCAGGTGATCGGCGGCACCAGCGCGGTCGCGCCGCTCTGGGCCGCACTGATCGCGCGCCTCAACCAGAAACTCGGCAAACCGGTAGGCGATGTGCACGCGGCGATCTATCAGATCGGCGAGTCCGCATTCCGCGACATCACCCAAGGCAACAATGGCGCCTATCAGGCCGGCGCCGGCTGGGACGCTTGCACCGGACTGGGCAGTCCCAACGGACAGGCGCTGCTCACGGCCCTCACCACACAGCAAAGCTGA
- the glk gene encoding glucokinase, whose product MDRSIASPTLLADLGGTNVRFALADTSSASPLMMDSVRRYRVKDFDTLADTIRQYFADTGHTATHAIIAAAGRIANGETVQITNNPWKVSAHGLQEELGFQRARLVNDFAAQGMSIPLLLREELQAVGRVLPPEHDHKSTQTFVVMGPGTGLGVAGLLLRHGHWIVLETEGGHAGFAAHTAEDVEILHRLNARFGRVSNERMICGNGLVNLYLALADIAGQPAEEYTPEDITARATDGSDALCVRTVETLAGIFGSVAGDLVLSLGGWDGVYLTGGVLKILMPWLQRAGFRERFEAKGRFRETLEHVPTIAITHAEPGLLGAAALAVLDSGRALPQNH is encoded by the coding sequence ATGGATCGCTCCATCGCCTCCCCGACCCTGCTTGCCGACCTCGGCGGCACCAACGTTCGCTTCGCGCTCGCCGACACCAGCTCTGCATCGCCGTTGATGATGGACAGCGTGCGGCGCTATCGCGTGAAGGATTTCGACACGCTGGCCGACACCATCCGCCAATACTTCGCCGACACCGGCCATACCGCCACGCACGCGATCATCGCGGCCGCCGGGCGCATCGCCAACGGCGAGACGGTGCAGATCACCAACAATCCGTGGAAGGTGTCCGCGCATGGCCTGCAGGAAGAACTCGGCTTTCAGCGCGCGCGGCTAGTGAACGATTTCGCCGCGCAGGGCATGTCGATCCCGCTGCTGCTGCGTGAAGAATTGCAGGCGGTCGGCCGCGTGCTGCCGCCCGAGCACGATCACAAATCCACGCAGACCTTCGTCGTGATGGGCCCCGGCACGGGCCTGGGCGTCGCCGGTTTGCTGCTGCGTCACGGCCATTGGATCGTGCTGGAAACCGAAGGCGGCCACGCCGGCTTCGCCGCGCATACGGCAGAAGACGTGGAGATTCTGCATCGCCTCAACGCGCGCTTCGGCCGCGTGTCCAACGAACGCATGATCTGCGGCAACGGCCTGGTGAATCTCTATCTCGCGCTGGCCGATATCGCCGGCCAGCCTGCCGAGGAATACACGCCCGAAGACATCACCGCGCGCGCCACCGACGGCAGCGATGCGCTATGCGTGCGCACGGTGGAAACGCTTGCCGGCATCTTCGGCAGCGTGGCGGGCGACCTCGTGCTGAGTCTGGGCGGTTGGGACGGCGTGTATCTCACCGGCGGCGTGTTGAAGATTCTGATGCCGTGGCTGCAGCGCGCGGGTTTCCGCGAGCGCTTCGAAGCCAAAGGCCGTTTCCGCGAAACGCTGGAACACGTACCGACCATCGCCATCACGCATGCGGAACCGGGCCTGCTCGGCGCAGCGGCGTTGGCGGTGCTCGATTCGGGTCGCGCGTTGCCGCAAAACCATTAA
- a CDS encoding HAD family hydrolase, producing MPRSNTAFLFDLDGTLIDSVYQHVLAWKEALDREGVVLPVWSIHRKIGMSGGLFTNILLRETGLDITPERVERLQQWHAEAFNRHHTQGSVRPLPGARELLAFLTKEKIPWGIATSGRMQTAAHNLSALGVDPNEVPVITRDMVRHAKPDPDLFLACAEKLDVDIHQSLVVGDSIWDMLAAQRARALGVGLLSGGYGQEELQRAGAFRVYDDPADLLLHIDEVAARD from the coding sequence ATGCCTCGCTCCAACACGGCTTTTCTTTTCGACCTCGACGGCACATTGATCGATAGCGTGTACCAGCATGTGCTGGCGTGGAAAGAAGCGCTCGATCGGGAAGGCGTGGTGCTGCCCGTGTGGAGCATTCACCGCAAGATCGGCATGAGCGGCGGCTTGTTCACCAATATCCTGCTGCGCGAAACCGGCCTGGATATCACGCCCGAACGCGTGGAACGCCTGCAGCAATGGCATGCGGAAGCCTTCAATCGTCATCACACGCAAGGCTCGGTACGTCCGCTGCCCGGCGCGCGCGAATTGCTGGCGTTTCTTACCAAGGAAAAAATTCCCTGGGGCATCGCCACCAGCGGTCGCATGCAAACGGCTGCGCACAATCTCTCCGCACTGGGTGTCGATCCAAACGAAGTGCCGGTGATCACGCGCGACATGGTGCGTCACGCGAAGCCCGATCCCGATTTGTTCTTGGCTTGCGCCGAAAAACTAGACGTCGATATCCATCAATCGCTCGTTGTGGGCGACAGCATTTGGGACATGCTCGCCGCGCAACGCGCACGCGCGCTTGGCGTGGGCTTACTTTCGGGCGGCTACGGCCAAGAAGAGCTGCAACGCGCCGGCGCGTTTCGCGTGTATGACGACCCGGCGGACCTGCTGTTGCATATCGACGAAGTCGCGGCGCGCGACTAA
- a CDS encoding DEAD/DEAH box helicase: protein MHLPDEKQQRDPSARNDEREESLPGVWRKLLAKPATAPTHEHVVLGFFFEVMPEEGVPYARLDAAPVLLVPSEHGRFTRPAPLESKLLQHTSLPLHEQRLATALLGLPQTVRKSRSYARLIGHVGNALLADMLDTAPCFLGGLGGLRLSRGKSHQLNWHWQLEQDGSQRLLPALPHSQRLLRVDGLWFLDAERAELGHLDADPEETHWLDLPPLKHEYSRTLRRTLPTSRLAHRVPLPQVFDELRRAELAPKPVLILHALTRHARLAAGTPPLAYARLAFDYAGERLPGRGGEPLVRRVRNGQLVEITRKRAEELSTMEQLERAGLTLGVDTEGLPWDLADTLPEDAWLFPGKGHAGALEVNTPARWLALRPKLEAEGFVLEYAPSFPFEVLEGPVRWYGNVVEDADDHAFDLEIGIEVEGKRRNLLPAVAQALAEHQLNLSPAPNEPEDAVWYAPVDERRRVPVRLKELRGLLAPLAEYLEKPKKKLHLPRVQAGRLEEIVEALPAGGELQAPDQLRGFTARLRDAAERASDAVPEGLTVELRPYQREGLRWLNALAEAGVGGVLADDMGLGKTLQLITHLLALKERGSLQQPALIVVPTSLIPNWLAEIARFAPSLRALALHGPQRSGDFSQIAAQDIILTSYALLPRDVVTLRKQPFSLIVFDEAQQVKNPRTQARRAALTLRAPRCICLTGTPLENHLGELWSQVDLAVPGLLGDEGAFRRHYRVPIEKQRDEDCQARLNRRLAPFILRRTKSQVASELPSKTEITRRVVLDGRQRELYESLRLSLADELREVIAQRGIAHSGIVVLDALLKLRQVCCDPRLVKLEAARGVRDSAKFELLMDMLPALLAEGRKVLLFSQFTEMLKLIANELERRRVSYVMLTGETRDRAEPVQRFQEGDVPLFLLSLKAGGVGLNLTAADTVIHYDPWWNPAAEAQASDRAHRIGQDKPVFVFRLITAGTVEERIEELKARKAELAEAVLEGGGTREKLSFDQADLDALLAPS, encoded by the coding sequence ATGCACCTACCGGACGAGAAACAGCAACGCGATCCTTCCGCCCGCAATGACGAGCGCGAGGAAAGCCTGCCCGGCGTGTGGCGCAAGCTGCTGGCCAAGCCCGCTACGGCTCCGACGCACGAACATGTCGTGCTGGGTTTCTTTTTCGAAGTAATGCCGGAGGAAGGCGTGCCGTACGCACGCCTGGACGCCGCGCCGGTATTGCTGGTGCCGAGCGAACACGGACGCTTCACGCGCCCCGCGCCGCTGGAAAGCAAATTGCTTCAGCACACCTCGCTGCCGCTGCACGAACAGCGACTGGCGACGGCCTTGCTGGGCCTGCCGCAAACCGTGCGCAAGTCGCGCAGCTACGCGCGCTTGATCGGCCACGTCGGCAATGCCTTGCTGGCGGACATGCTCGATACCGCGCCGTGCTTCCTCGGCGGCTTGGGCGGTTTGCGGTTGTCGCGCGGAAAATCCCATCAGCTCAACTGGCATTGGCAACTGGAGCAGGACGGCAGCCAGCGCCTGTTGCCGGCGCTGCCGCACAGCCAGCGCCTGCTGCGCGTCGACGGTTTGTGGTTCTTGGACGCCGAGCGCGCCGAACTCGGTCACCTCGACGCCGATCCAGAAGAAACGCACTGGCTCGACCTGCCGCCGCTCAAACACGAATACAGCCGCACCCTGCGCCGCACCTTGCCGACGAGTCGTCTCGCGCATCGCGTGCCGCTACCGCAGGTGTTCGACGAATTGCGCCGCGCGGAACTTGCGCCCAAGCCGGTGCTGATCCTGCATGCGCTGACGCGTCACGCGCGCCTTGCCGCCGGCACGCCGCCGCTCGCGTACGCGCGCCTTGCCTTCGATTACGCCGGCGAACGCCTGCCCGGACGTGGCGGCGAGCCGCTAGTGCGCCGCGTGCGCAACGGTCAGCTGGTGGAAATCACCCGCAAGCGCGCGGAAGAGCTTTCCACCATGGAGCAGCTTGAACGCGCCGGCCTCACGCTGGGCGTAGACACCGAAGGTCTGCCGTGGGATCTGGCCGACACCTTGCCCGAAGACGCCTGGCTGTTCCCCGGCAAAGGCCACGCCGGCGCGCTCGAAGTGAACACCCCTGCGCGCTGGCTCGCGCTGCGGCCGAAACTCGAAGCGGAAGGTTTCGTACTCGAATACGCACCGAGTTTTCCGTTCGAAGTGCTGGAAGGTCCGGTGCGCTGGTACGGCAACGTGGTGGAAGACGCCGACGACCATGCGTTCGATCTGGAAATCGGCATCGAAGTCGAAGGCAAACGCCGCAACTTGTTGCCCGCTGTGGCGCAAGCGCTGGCCGAACATCAGCTCAATCTGAGCCCCGCGCCCAACGAGCCCGAAGACGCTGTGTGGTACGCGCCGGTCGACGAACGTCGCCGCGTGCCCGTGCGTTTGAAAGAACTGCGCGGCTTGCTCGCGCCGCTCGCCGAATATCTCGAAAAACCGAAAAAGAAATTGCACTTGCCGCGCGTGCAGGCCGGTCGACTCGAAGAAATCGTCGAAGCGTTGCCTGCAGGCGGCGAATTGCAGGCGCCGGATCAGTTACGTGGGTTCACCGCGCGCTTGCGCGACGCCGCCGAACGCGCAAGCGATGCGGTACCGGAAGGTTTGACGGTCGAATTGCGTCCGTATCAACGCGAGGGTTTGCGTTGGTTGAACGCGCTGGCCGAAGCAGGCGTCGGCGGTGTGTTGGCCGACGATATGGGCTTGGGCAAAACGCTGCAGTTGATTACGCATCTGCTTGCGTTGAAAGAACGCGGTTCGTTGCAGCAGCCTGCCTTGATCGTGGTGCCAACCAGTTTGATTCCGAACTGGTTGGCGGAAATCGCGCGCTTCGCGCCGTCGCTACGCGCGCTCGCCTTGCATGGTCCGCAACGCAGCGGCGATTTTTCGCAGATCGCCGCGCAAGACATCATTCTCACCAGCTACGCGCTGCTGCCGCGCGACGTGGTGACGCTGCGCAAACAACCGTTCTCATTGATCGTGTTCGACGAAGCGCAGCAAGTGAAAAACCCGCGCACACAGGCGCGCCGCGCGGCATTGACCTTGCGTGCGCCCCGTTGCATTTGCCTCACCGGTACGCCGCTGGAAAATCATCTCGGCGAATTGTGGTCGCAGGTGGATCTGGCCGTGCCCGGTTTGCTCGGCGACGAAGGCGCGTTCCGTCGTCACTATCGCGTGCCGATCGAAAAGCAGCGCGACGAAGATTGCCAGGCGCGCCTCAATCGTCGTCTCGCGCCATTTATTTTGCGCAGAACGAAATCGCAGGTCGCGTCGGAGCTGCCGTCGAAGACGGAAATTACGCGTCGCGTGGTGCTCGACGGACGTCAGCGCGAGTTGTACGAAAGCCTGCGTTTGTCGTTGGCGGACGAATTGCGCGAGGTGATCGCACAACGTGGCATCGCGCATAGCGGCATCGTTGTGCTGGATGCGCTGCTCAAATTGCGTCAGGTATGTTGCGATCCGCGATTGGTGAAGCTCGAAGCGGCGCGCGGCGTGCGCGATTCCGCCAAGTTTGAATTGCTGATGGACATGTTGCCGGCGCTGCTGGCGGAAGGGCGCAAGGTGCTGCTGTTCTCGCAGTTCACCGAAATGCTCAAGCTCATCGCGAACGAATTGGAGCGTCGTCGCGTGAGCTATGTGATGTTGACGGGCGAAACGCGCGATCGTGCCGAACCGGTGCAGCGATTCCAGGAAGGCGATGTGCCGTTGTTCCTGCTTTCGTTGAAAGCGGGTGGCGTCGGTCTCAACCTCACCGCCGCAGATACCGTCATTCACTACGATCCGTGGTGGAATCCCGCGGCGGAAGCGCAGGCGAGCGATCGCGCGCATCGCATCGGTCAGGATAAACCGGTGTTTGTGTTCCGTTTGATTACGGCGGGTACGGTGGAAGAGCGCATCGAAGAATTGAAGGCGCGCAAAGCGGAGCTAGCCGAAGCGGTGCTTGAGGGTGGCGGTACGCGCGAAAAGCTCAGTTTCGATCAGGCTGATCTGGATGCGTTGCTGGCGCCGAGTTGA
- a CDS encoding NAD(P)H-dependent glycerol-3-phosphate dehydrogenase, whose translation MTDQPVLAVLGAGSWGTALATLAARNGVPTRLWGRNKAALESMAVTRRNQRYLPDLELPPGLDFEPDLADAVRGATIVLIVVPSHAFAEMLTEIAPLLEPGANIAWATKGFEPGTGRFLHELVAEKLPGRAAAVITGPSFAREVASGMPSAVTVHSENETFARQLATLLHAPNFRAYTGNDVLGAELGGAMKNVLAVATGVADGMRLGLNARAGLITRGMNEMLRLGVALGARPETLMGLSGLGDLVLTCTGDLSRNRRLGLALGQGIGIDEAVAQIGQVVESVVTADEVMRLADKHGLDLPISNGVRAVLHGEVTPVEGLKALMAREQKPEYPQGLFGTH comes from the coding sequence ATGACCGATCAGCCGGTTTTGGCTGTCCTGGGCGCGGGTTCCTGGGGAACGGCACTCGCCACGCTGGCGGCGCGCAACGGCGTGCCGACCCGGCTGTGGGGCCGCAACAAGGCGGCCCTGGAATCGATGGCGGTTACGCGCCGCAACCAGCGCTACCTGCCGGATCTCGAATTGCCGCCGGGGCTCGATTTCGAGCCCGATCTGGCCGACGCGGTGCGCGGCGCCACGATCGTCTTGATCGTGGTGCCCAGTCATGCTTTCGCCGAAATGCTTACCGAGATCGCGCCGTTGCTCGAACCGGGCGCGAACATCGCGTGGGCGACCAAGGGCTTTGAGCCCGGCACGGGTCGTTTTCTGCATGAGCTGGTGGCGGAGAAGCTGCCGGGTCGGGCGGCGGCGGTGATCACCGGGCCGTCGTTCGCCCGCGAAGTGGCGTCCGGCATGCCGAGCGCCGTCACCGTGCATTCGGAAAACGAAACCTTCGCCCGGCAACTCGCCACCTTGCTGCACGCGCCGAACTTCCGCGCATACACCGGCAACGACGTGCTCGGCGCGGAACTGGGCGGCGCCATGAAAAACGTGCTGGCGGTCGCCACCGGCGTCGCCGACGGCATGCGGTTGGGGCTCAACGCCCGCGCCGGCCTGATCACGCGCGGTATGAACGAGATGCTTCGCCTGGGCGTCGCGCTCGGCGCGCGGCCGGAAACGTTGATGGGCTTGTCCGGCCTGGGCGATCTGGTGCTTACCTGCACGGGCGATTTGTCGCGCAACCGTCGCCTCGGCTTGGCGCTGGGGCAGGGCATCGGCATCGACGAAGCCGTGGCGCAGATCGGTCAGGTTGTCGAAAGTGTCGTCACCGCCGACGAAGTGATGCGCTTGGCCGACAAGCACGGCCTGGATCTTCCGATCAGCAACGGCGTGCGCGCCGTCTTGCACGGCGAAGTCACGCCGGTGGAAGGCTTGAAAGCCTTGATGGCGCGCGAGCAGAAGCCGGAATATCCCCAAGGTTTGTTCGGAACGCATTGA
- the secB gene encoding protein-export chaperone SecB, producing MAEITANGQASSQANQPQLALQKIYVKDVSFEAPNAPQIFQDIGEITEAPQVQLNLSQQATGLGNDMFEVVLTLTLTCTLNERTAYLAEVKQAGLFGIAGFNEADQAGVIGSYCPNLLFPYARQVISSLVQEGGFPPFLLQPINFEALYAEQQRRMAGGEAPTLNS from the coding sequence ATGGCAGAGATCACCGCCAACGGCCAGGCCAGCAGCCAGGCCAACCAGCCGCAGCTCGCGCTGCAGAAAATCTACGTCAAGGACGTGTCCTTCGAAGCCCCCAACGCACCGCAGATTTTCCAGGATATCGGCGAAATCACCGAGGCGCCGCAGGTTCAGCTCAACCTGTCCCAGCAGGCCACCGGCCTGGGCAACGACATGTTCGAAGTGGTGCTCACCCTCACCCTGACCTGCACCCTGAACGAGCGCACCGCTTATCTGGCGGAAGTGAAGCAGGCGGGCTTGTTCGGCATTGCCGGTTTCAACGAGGCCGACCAGGCCGGCGTGATCGGCAGCTACTGCCCGAATCTGCTGTTCCCCTATGCCCGCCAGGTGATTTCCAGCCTGGTGCAGGAAGGCGGCTTCCCGCCGTTCCTGCTGCAGCCGATCAATTTTGAAGCCCTGTACGCCGAGCAGCAGCGCCGCATGGCGGGCGGCGAGGCCCCCACGCTCAACAGCTGA
- the rpmB gene encoding 50S ribosomal protein L28, translating to MARVCQVTGKGVQTGNNVSHANNKTRRRWLPNLHERRFWVASENRWVKLRVSNQALRTIDKKGIEAVIADLRARGEKI from the coding sequence ATGGCCCGTGTATGCCAAGTCACCGGAAAAGGTGTGCAGACCGGCAACAACGTCTCGCACGCAAACAACAAGACCCGTCGCCGCTGGTTGCCCAACCTGCATGAGCGTCGCTTCTGGGTCGCCAGCGAAAACCGCTGGGTGAAACTGCGCGTCTCCAACCAGGCGCTGCGCACCATCGACAAGAAGGGCATCGAGGCCGTGATCGCCGACCTGCGTGCCCGCGGCGAGAAGATCTGA
- the rpmG gene encoding 50S ribosomal protein L33, with translation MSKSKSDKIRLISSAGTGHFYTTQKNKKNTPDKFEFKKYDPVVRKHVMYKEGKIK, from the coding sequence ATGTCTAAGAGCAAAAGCGACAAGATCCGTTTGATCTCCTCGGCCGGTACCGGCCACTTCTACACCACGCAGAAGAACAAGAAGAACACCCCGGACAAATTCGAATTCAAGAAATACGATCCGGTAGTCCGCAAGCACGTGATGTACAAGGAAGGCAAGATCAAGTGA
- a CDS encoding DUF2071 domain-containing protein, with protein sequence MDVFVSDPKRTTAKTKGCPMEGHSVEDMTNKNGFVYPTAGLLGKFINRLVACQLLLRFRRALFSRLPFLTLASDVKNVVYCTWVVAVSDVIHLVPPGVVLKQRNGSTLFTVLTYAHDHFGPKIAGPLRRIFPSPLQSNWRFYVEALPGDVPTEKTVLFVKNIFDNPLYAIGTRLFSDALPSHLAERFEHAALNEQFSTMIFAGAGSAPDFQCVAETTSERSLPQALAPFFDSWLSAVTFLCLQHGAISQVEHCARLAYAEIDLPVDIDAVEPLTSLDQPERGKFLRQIGATGRPFCFRVPSVPFSVLSERLL encoded by the coding sequence ATGGATGTGTTTGTTTCCGATCCGAAACGGACAACGGCAAAGACAAAGGGGTGTCCAATGGAAGGTCATTCGGTAGAGGACATGACAAATAAAAATGGATTTGTGTACCCGACAGCGGGTCTGCTTGGAAAATTCATCAATCGGTTAGTCGCGTGCCAATTGCTCCTGAGGTTCCGCCGTGCGCTTTTTTCCCGGTTACCTTTTTTGACATTGGCTAGCGATGTCAAAAATGTCGTGTATTGCACATGGGTGGTCGCTGTCAGTGACGTTATCCATTTAGTGCCACCCGGTGTTGTGCTCAAACAACGTAATGGATCGACGCTTTTCACCGTTCTTACCTATGCGCACGACCATTTCGGGCCAAAAATTGCCGGACCTCTTCGACGAATTTTCCCCTCGCCGCTTCAAAGCAATTGGCGGTTTTATGTCGAGGCGCTTCCAGGTGATGTCCCAACAGAAAAGACTGTCCTGTTCGTCAAGAACATCTTTGACAATCCGCTCTACGCGATAGGAACTCGCCTTTTCAGCGATGCTCTGCCATCTCACCTCGCTGAAAGGTTCGAGCATGCAGCGTTGAATGAGCAATTCAGCACAATGATTTTCGCAGGTGCGGGCAGTGCGCCCGATTTTCAGTGTGTTGCCGAAACAACGTCCGAGCGATCATTGCCACAAGCGCTCGCCCCGTTTTTCGACTCATGGCTCAGCGCCGTTACCTTCTTGTGTCTGCAACATGGTGCGATCTCACAAGTCGAACACTGCGCCCGACTCGCGTATGCAGAGATAGATCTACCCGTCGATATCGACGCCGTGGAGCCGCTGACTTCATTGGATCAGCCTGAAAGAGGAAAATTCCTCAGGCAAATCGGCGCTACAGGCAGGCCATTTTGCTTCCGCGTTCCAAGCGTCCCGTTTAGTGTTCTGTCCGAACGGTTGCTCTGA
- a CDS encoding fatty acid desaturase, whose translation MFDAVLNFLTSGVTGAGWVAILVYLLVVTQITIFTVTLYLHRCQTHRGIDLHPLIANFFRFWGWLTTGMVTKEWVAVHRKHHAKVETEEDPHSPQIHGIKKVFWDGVSLYRDASLVKEDLEKYGRGTPDDWFERKLFTGHPYWGPALMLIINFTLFGVIGLAVWAVQMAWIPFWAAGFVNGIGHWWGYRNFESSDTATNLIPWGFWIGGEELHNNHHAFPSSAKFSLRKWEFDIGWAAIVLLRKVGLAKVLRVAPTLDMRPNVHLPDAETLKAVLTHRFQAMTDYYRNVIVPTLRDEAQHAGEGIKSTPRRLRRALADGGRWLDGEGRERMQAVLAKRPTLSTVCEFRNRLADLMDQRGADQALKGLQQWIAEAEQSGIRTLQDFAQRLKGYSLASSNA comes from the coding sequence ATGTTCGACGCTGTGCTGAATTTCCTTACCAGTGGCGTTACTGGCGCTGGTTGGGTGGCGATTCTCGTCTACCTTTTGGTGGTCACGCAGATCACCATCTTCACCGTCACCTTGTATCTGCACCGCTGCCAAACGCATCGCGGCATCGACCTGCATCCGCTTATCGCGAACTTCTTCCGTTTCTGGGGCTGGCTCACCACGGGCATGGTCACCAAGGAATGGGTGGCCGTTCACCGCAAGCACCATGCAAAGGTGGAAACCGAGGAAGATCCGCACAGCCCGCAGATCCACGGCATCAAGAAGGTGTTCTGGGATGGCGTGTCGCTCTATCGCGACGCCAGCCTCGTAAAAGAAGACCTGGAAAAATACGGTCGCGGCACGCCCGACGACTGGTTCGAGCGCAAGCTCTTCACCGGCCACCCGTATTGGGGTCCGGCGCTGATGCTCATCATCAACTTCACCCTGTTCGGCGTGATCGGCCTGGCCGTGTGGGCCGTGCAGATGGCGTGGATTCCGTTCTGGGCCGCCGGCTTCGTCAACGGCATCGGCCACTGGTGGGGTTATCGCAATTTCGAAAGCTCCGACACCGCCACCAACCTTATCCCGTGGGGTTTCTGGATCGGCGGCGAAGAACTGCACAACAACCATCACGCCTTCCCGAGCTCGGCCAAGTTCTCGCTGCGCAAGTGGGAATTCGATATCGGCTGGGCCGCGATCGTGCTGCTGCGCAAAGTGGGTCTCGCCAAAGTGCTGCGCGTAGCGCCGACTTTGGACATGCGCCCTAACGTGCATCTGCCCGACGCCGAAACCCTGAAAGCCGTGCTCACGCACCGCTTCCAGGCCATGACCGATTACTACCGCAACGTCATCGTGCCGACCCTGCGCGACGAAGCGCAGCACGCCGGCGAAGGCATCAAATCCACCCCGCGTCGCCTGCGTCGCGCGCTTGCCGACGGCGGTCGCTGGCTCGATGGCGAAGGCCGCGAGCGCATGCAGGCCGTGCTGGCCAAGCGTCCCACGCTCAGCACCGTGTGTGAATTCCGCAATCGCCTTGCCGACTTGATGGATCAGCGTGGCGCCGACCAAGCGCTTAAGGGTTTGCAGCAGTGGATTGCTGAAGCGGAGCAAAGCGGCATTCGCACGTTGCAGGATTTCGCGCAACGGTTGAAGGGTTATTCGCTAGCGAGTAGCAACGCCTGA